From the Priestia koreensis genome, one window contains:
- a CDS encoding gamma-glutamyl-gamma-aminobutyrate hydrolase family protein — translation MSVLIGISGSIIVDEGGRFPGYKRAYVNNDYIESAALSGGVPVILPVLENEDMIKAQADQIDGLILSGGQDVNPLLYGEEPTTKTGSPFLARDRSEELLLKHVIQQRKPVLAICRGLQILNVAYGGTLYQDLSDVEGSFVKHDQYKNTSDPSHSITILEESHLHTLFGSETLINSFHHQAIKDVAPGFIASAWAKDGVIEAIEKQGESFVVGVQWHPEMMAKEHESMLHLFKLFMNHVEQAKKTSQALS, via the coding sequence ATGAGCGTTTTAATTGGGATATCAGGAAGTATTATTGTTGACGAGGGAGGCCGCTTTCCTGGCTATAAGCGGGCGTATGTAAACAATGATTACATTGAATCAGCGGCATTAAGCGGCGGTGTACCCGTTATTTTACCCGTGTTAGAGAACGAAGACATGATTAAAGCACAGGCCGATCAGATTGATGGTCTAATTTTATCAGGTGGCCAAGACGTTAACCCTCTTTTATATGGCGAAGAACCAACGACTAAAACAGGCTCACCATTCTTGGCAAGAGATCGATCTGAGGAGCTTTTGCTAAAGCACGTCATCCAACAAAGAAAGCCTGTATTGGCGATTTGCCGCGGCTTACAAATTCTGAACGTGGCTTATGGTGGCACTCTTTATCAGGATTTATCAGATGTGGAAGGCTCATTTGTGAAACATGATCAATACAAAAACACAAGCGATCCCTCTCACTCCATTACGATTTTAGAAGAAAGCCATTTACATACTCTCTTTGGTTCTGAAACGCTGATTAACTCGTTTCATCATCAGGCGATCAAAGACGTAGCTCCTGGATTTATAGCTTCAGCATGGGCAAAGGACGGTGTCATTGAGGCCATTGAAAAGCAGGGAGAATCCTTTGTTGTGGGCGTACAGTGGCATCCTGAAATGATGGCAAAAGAGCATGAATCGATGCTTCATTTATTTAAACTCTTTATGAACCACGTCGAACAGGCAAAAAAAACGAGTCAAGCGCTTAGCTAA
- a CDS encoding LysR family transcriptional regulator: MELRHLKTFQIVAEELNITRAAKRLKYTQPTITLQIQALEKELNHTLLTRVGKKTMLTTSGERLKQHVDQVFTLMDKMERDMEALRGPSGVLTIAASEYYCRQYLHPLVKQFAADHPDVKVSILPLNSVHALQSIRDRVADIAIIASECGEVDIQQTFLEEEPTFLVASSHIAKNKSFADIISSYPFISYNDDCSFSAISHHYFQTRKIEPQSIITVGGSDEMIKQAVLNNVGYAILGADILKNELREETITILEKVNEPIVTSAIHLKIRADETNIRTFTAFLQREWLTVQEKLLV, from the coding sequence ATGGAACTTCGACATTTAAAAACGTTTCAAATCGTAGCAGAAGAATTAAATATCACAAGAGCTGCCAAGCGATTAAAATATACACAGCCGACCATTACGCTTCAAATTCAAGCATTAGAAAAAGAGCTGAATCATACGCTTTTGACACGAGTAGGAAAAAAAACGATGCTTACGACAAGCGGAGAGCGATTAAAGCAGCATGTTGATCAAGTATTTACGTTAATGGACAAGATGGAACGTGACATGGAAGCACTCCGCGGCCCATCAGGTGTTTTGACGATTGCTGCATCTGAATATTATTGCCGACAGTATTTACACCCACTCGTCAAGCAATTCGCCGCTGATCATCCTGATGTCAAAGTGAGCATTTTGCCTCTCAATAGCGTTCATGCGCTGCAAAGCATTCGAGATCGTGTCGCCGATATTGCCATTATTGCCAGTGAATGCGGTGAAGTAGATATTCAGCAAACGTTTCTTGAAGAAGAGCCTACGTTTTTAGTCGCTTCGTCACACATTGCAAAAAATAAAAGTTTTGCTGATATCATAAGCTCGTATCCGTTCATCTCGTATAATGATGATTGCAGCTTTAGCGCGATTAGCCACCATTACTTTCAAACACGTAAAATAGAGCCACAGTCCATAATTACAGTTGGTGGAAGTGACGAAATGATCAAACAAGCGGTACTGAACAACGTTGGCTATGCTATTTTAGGAGCGGATATTTTAAAAAATGAACTGCGAGAGGAAACTATTACGATCCTTGAGAAAGTGAATGAACCCATTGTGACGTCCGCTATTCACTTAAAGATCCGAGCAGACGAGACCAACATTCGAACGTTTACAGCGTTTCTACAAAGGGAGTGGCTAACTGTTCAAGAGAAGCTTCTTGTTTAA